In Streptomyces sp. NBC_00414, a single window of DNA contains:
- a CDS encoding ABC transporter substrate-binding protein codes for MPTPQDRSRAGSTARSTAGHTGRLIAVAIALTMTLASCGGGSDDTDSGKGGGGGGKGLERSSVTVAALPLADDAPLYLARDRGLFEKEGLDVRIQPVQQSIQALPALSKGQVDVIASANYVTFLQAHEKGTLDLRILAEGARVAPHMMDVLVPEDSDIRSVADLEGKKVAVNILNNIQSLTLNAILGQQGAGRPEYRQIAFPQMGVALEKGQVDAVHAVEPFDSAIQKGLNARVLVDGGSAPVESIPISGYVTTGDYASENPKTAAAFQRAIAAAARLATQDQDAVREELPKYTKVSADQAESIRLPAYPATSDVSQLRRLTDLMKEQGLLKKPIDPGTLLVE; via the coding sequence ATGCCGACGCCCCAGGACCGTTCCCGCGCGGGAAGCACGGCGAGAAGCACGGCGGGACACACGGGAAGACTGATCGCCGTCGCGATCGCCCTGACGATGACCCTCGCGTCCTGCGGCGGCGGGTCCGACGACACGGATTCCGGCAAGGGCGGGGGCGGGGGCGGAAAGGGGCTGGAACGGTCGAGTGTCACCGTCGCCGCGCTGCCCCTGGCGGACGACGCGCCCCTCTATCTCGCGCGGGACCGGGGGCTGTTCGAGAAGGAGGGCCTGGACGTACGCATCCAGCCCGTCCAGCAGAGCATCCAGGCACTGCCCGCCCTGTCGAAGGGGCAGGTCGACGTCATCGCGAGCGCCAACTACGTCACCTTCCTGCAGGCCCACGAGAAAGGCACCCTGGACCTGCGGATCCTCGCCGAGGGGGCCCGCGTCGCGCCGCACATGATGGACGTACTCGTGCCCGAGGACTCGGACATCCGCAGCGTCGCCGACCTCGAGGGCAAGAAGGTCGCCGTCAACATCCTCAACAACATCCAGTCGCTGACACTGAACGCGATCCTCGGCCAACAGGGCGCGGGCCGCCCCGAGTACCGGCAGATCGCCTTCCCGCAGATGGGGGTCGCGCTGGAGAAGGGGCAGGTCGACGCCGTCCACGCCGTCGAACCCTTCGACAGCGCCATCCAGAAGGGACTGAACGCCCGCGTCCTCGTCGACGGCGGCTCCGCCCCCGTGGAGTCCATACCGATCAGCGGATACGTCACGACCGGCGACTACGCGTCCGAGAACCCGAAGACCGCGGCGGCCTTCCAGCGGGCGATCGCCGCGGCGGCGCGGCTGGCCACCCAGGACCAGGACGCGGTACGCGAGGAACTGCCCAAGTACACCAAGGTGAGCGCCGACCAGGCCGAGTCGATCCGGCTGCCGGCCTACCCGGCGACCTCGGACGTGTCCCAACTGCGCCGCCTCACCGACCTCATGAAGGAGCAGGGACTGCTGAAGAAGCCGATCGACCCGGGAACGCTGCTGGTCGAGTGA
- a CDS encoding ABC transporter permease codes for MSRSKAATATRGAILRWTVLAATVTAWQLATRTHASVYFPPPSEIARHTHNLWFSGPPAHAFLTPAATENILPSLARMTAGFALAAAIGIALGTALGRSRRAHALCNPVLQFARAVPPPALVPVFVVVLDFGTRMQVASIVFSAVWPVLINTAEGVRNTDPLRLEVAAVLRLTRTRRLLLLLLPSALPRIFAGLRLSLSLSLVLMVFSELLPGTANGIGFTLTDAQSRSDLLTVWAALVLLGALGYVLNTGLLAVEKRLLGRGRPA; via the coding sequence ATGAGCCGGTCCAAGGCCGCGACGGCGACCCGCGGCGCCATCCTGCGCTGGACGGTGCTCGCCGCCACCGTCACCGCCTGGCAACTGGCCACCCGCACACACGCCAGCGTCTATTTCCCGCCACCCTCAGAAATCGCCCGCCACACCCACAACCTGTGGTTCTCGGGCCCACCCGCACACGCCTTCCTCACCCCGGCCGCAACCGAGAACATCCTCCCCAGCCTCGCCCGCATGACCGCCGGCTTCGCCCTCGCCGCGGCCATCGGCATCGCCCTCGGCACCGCCCTGGGCCGCTCCCGCCGAGCCCACGCCCTCTGCAACCCGGTCCTGCAGTTCGCCCGCGCCGTCCCGCCCCCGGCCCTGGTCCCCGTTTTCGTCGTGGTCCTCGACTTCGGCACCCGGATGCAGGTCGCGTCGATCGTCTTCAGCGCCGTCTGGCCGGTACTGATCAACACGGCGGAAGGCGTCCGCAACACCGACCCGCTGCGCCTCGAAGTGGCCGCCGTACTACGCCTGACCAGGACCCGACGACTCCTGCTCCTCCTCCTGCCCTCGGCGCTGCCGCGCATCTTCGCGGGCCTGCGCCTCAGCCTTTCCCTCTCCCTCGTCCTCATGGTGTTCTCGGAGCTGCTGCCCGGCACGGCCAACGGGATCGGCTTCACCCTCACCGACGCCCAGTCACGCTCGGACCTGCTCACGGTGTGGGCGGCGCTGGTGCTGCTCGGCGCACTCGGATACGTACTCAACACCGGCCTGTTGGCGGTCGAGAAACGACTGCTGGGCAGAGGGAGGCCGGCATGA
- a CDS encoding PDZ domain-containing protein: MEQTVLRPKPMPGQEPGDQEPGGQESGDQESGGQGRGGQGPGGGNRLSGAGRRPHAARRRGRRLMTLLFSLFVGTVLVLSGVGLGTVGATVIGMSRLAESQGRAGAQEASAASAGSGGTRSGPGAGSSAARTTSSERPRSPSAGRSGERPTLGVEAVDASEGPGALLVGVHVPGPGHTAGLVRGDVLLVLGTTRVDSAAGLARAVAAARPGAPVRLTLRHASGGYRQLSVTPGVIT, from the coding sequence ATGGAACAGACAGTGCTGCGTCCCAAGCCGATGCCCGGTCAGGAGCCGGGCGATCAGGAGCCAGGGGGTCAGGAGTCGGGCGATCAGGAGTCGGGCGGTCAGGGCAGGGGTGGTCAGGGGCCGGGCGGCGGCAACCGTCTGTCCGGTGCGGGCCGCCGCCCGCACGCCGCACGGCGCCGCGGACGACGGCTCATGACCCTGCTGTTCAGCCTGTTCGTCGGGACGGTCCTCGTGCTGTCGGGGGTCGGGCTCGGCACCGTGGGCGCCACGGTGATCGGCATGAGCAGACTCGCCGAGTCCCAGGGGCGGGCGGGCGCCCAGGAGGCGTCCGCCGCCTCCGCGGGGAGCGGCGGTACCCGGTCCGGTCCGGGCGCCGGGAGTTCGGCCGCGCGTACGACCTCGTCCGAGCGCCCGCGCTCCCCGTCCGCCGGCCGGTCCGGCGAGCGGCCGACCCTCGGCGTGGAGGCGGTCGACGCGTCCGAAGGCCCGGGCGCGCTCCTGGTCGGCGTGCACGTCCCCGGGCCCGGTCACACCGCGGGCCTCGTACGGGGTGACGTCCTGCTCGTCCTCGGTACGACCCGGGTCGACTCGGCCGCCGGCCTCGCACGGGCCGTCGCCGCCGCACGCCCCGGCGCGCCGGTCCGACTCACGCTCCGGCACGCGAGCGGCGGCTACCGGCAGCTGTCGGTGACCCCCGGCGTCATCACCTGA
- the cyc2 gene encoding germacradienol/geosmin synthase Cyc2: MTQPFELPHFYTPHPARLNPHVDEARAHTTQWARGMGMLEGSGVWEQSDLDAHDYGLLCAYTHPECDGPALSLITDWYVWVFFFDDHFLETFKRSQDRSGGKAYLDRLPLFMPLDLSTPVPEPQNPVEAGLADLWARTVPSMSMGWRRRFAESTEHLLNESMWELSNINEGRIANPVEYIEMRRKVGGAPWSAGLVEYATAEVPEQIARSRPMRVLMETFSDAVHLRNDLFSYQREVEQEGELSNGVLVLETFFGCTTQQAADTVNDILTSRLYQFDHTALTEVPALALEKGLTPDEVRAAAAYTRGLQDWQSGGHEWHMRSSRYMNEGAVKSSPLQGLTGPGTSAADVGALLAAAGAERLRAYTHVPFQKVGPSLLPDFYMPFQVRLNADLDGARRRITPWSHSMGILQEGVWDEDKLAAYDLPLCSAGLDPDGTPEALDLSAQWLVWGTYGDDYYPMVFGARRDLAAAKLCTARLSACMPVDGEEIPPPANAMERGLADLWQRTTATMTREARRTMRASVEVMTESWVWELSNQLQHRIPDPVDYLEMRRATFGSDLTMSLCRLGHGPEVPPEVYRSGPVRSLENAAIDYGMLINDVFSYQKEIEYEGEVHNAILVVQNFFGCDYPKALGVVHDLMTQRMRQFEHVAAHELPVLYEDFGLSDEVRAIMDGYVVELQNWMAGILKWHYDCRRYGAADLARRAHGFVPGQLPELPFGTVWRTATVC, encoded by the coding sequence ATGACGCAGCCGTTCGAACTTCCGCATTTCTACACACCGCACCCCGCACGGCTGAACCCGCACGTGGACGAGGCCCGCGCCCACACCACCCAATGGGCCCGCGGAATGGGCATGCTGGAAGGCTCCGGCGTCTGGGAGCAGTCCGACCTGGACGCCCACGACTACGGCCTGCTGTGCGCGTACACGCATCCCGAGTGCGACGGCCCCGCCCTCTCCCTCATCACCGACTGGTACGTGTGGGTCTTCTTCTTCGACGACCACTTCCTGGAGACCTTCAAGCGCAGCCAGGACCGTTCCGGCGGCAAGGCCTACCTGGACCGGCTCCCGCTCTTCATGCCGCTCGACCTCTCCACTCCCGTGCCGGAGCCACAGAATCCGGTCGAGGCCGGGCTCGCCGACCTGTGGGCGCGTACGGTCCCCTCGATGTCCATGGGCTGGCGCAGGAGGTTCGCCGAGTCCACCGAGCACCTGCTCAACGAGTCGATGTGGGAGCTGTCCAACATCAACGAAGGGCGGATCGCGAACCCCGTCGAGTACATCGAGATGCGCCGCAAGGTGGGCGGCGCCCCCTGGTCGGCGGGGCTCGTGGAGTACGCCACCGCGGAGGTCCCCGAGCAGATCGCCCGCTCCCGCCCGATGCGCGTGCTGATGGAGACCTTCTCCGACGCGGTCCACCTGCGCAACGACCTCTTCTCGTACCAGCGGGAGGTCGAGCAGGAGGGCGAACTCAGCAACGGCGTGCTCGTCCTGGAGACGTTCTTCGGCTGTACGACGCAGCAGGCCGCCGACACCGTCAACGACATCCTCACCTCGCGGCTCTACCAGTTCGACCACACGGCGCTCACCGAAGTACCCGCGCTGGCCCTGGAGAAGGGCCTCACACCGGACGAGGTCCGCGCCGCCGCCGCGTACACGCGAGGGCTGCAGGACTGGCAGTCGGGCGGCCACGAATGGCACATGAGGTCGAGCCGCTACATGAACGAAGGCGCTGTGAAGTCCTCCCCGCTGCAGGGCCTCACCGGTCCGGGCACCTCCGCCGCAGACGTCGGGGCGCTGCTCGCCGCGGCCGGCGCCGAGCGGCTGCGCGCGTACACGCACGTGCCGTTCCAGAAGGTGGGGCCCTCCCTGCTCCCCGACTTCTACATGCCGTTCCAGGTCCGGCTCAACGCCGACCTGGACGGCGCCCGGCGGCGCATCACCCCGTGGTCGCACAGCATGGGCATCCTCCAGGAGGGCGTCTGGGACGAGGACAAGCTCGCCGCCTACGACCTGCCGCTGTGCTCGGCGGGCCTCGACCCCGACGGCACCCCCGAGGCCCTGGACCTCAGCGCGCAGTGGCTCGTCTGGGGGACGTACGGCGACGACTACTACCCGATGGTGTTCGGGGCCCGCAGGGACCTGGCCGCCGCGAAGCTGTGCACGGCGCGGCTGTCCGCCTGCATGCCCGTCGACGGGGAGGAGATCCCGCCCCCGGCCAACGCGATGGAGCGCGGACTCGCCGATCTCTGGCAGCGCACGACGGCCACGATGACCCGGGAGGCGCGCCGCACCATGCGGGCTTCGGTGGAGGTCATGACGGAGAGCTGGGTGTGGGAGCTGTCCAACCAGCTGCAGCACCGCATCCCCGACCCCGTCGACTACCTGGAGATGCGCCGCGCCACCTTCGGCTCCGACCTCACCATGAGCCTGTGCCGCCTGGGACACGGCCCCGAGGTCCCGCCGGAGGTCTATCGCAGCGGCCCCGTCCGGTCGCTGGAGAACGCCGCGATCGACTACGGGATGCTCATCAACGACGTCTTCTCCTACCAGAAGGAGATCGAGTACGAGGGCGAGGTGCACAACGCGATCCTCGTCGTGCAGAACTTCTTCGGCTGCGACTACCCGAAGGCCCTCGGCGTCGTACACGACCTCATGACCCAGCGCATGCGGCAGTTCGAGCATGTCGCCGCCCATGAACTGCCGGTCCTGTACGAGGACTTCGGACTCTCGGACGAGGTCCGGGCGATCATGGACGGCTATGTCGTGGAACTGCAGAACTGGATGGCCGGCATCCTGAAGTGGCACTACGACTGCCGGCGTTACGGGGCCGCCGACCTGGCCCGCCGAGCCCACGGCTTCGTACCGGGACAGCTCCCGGAGCTGCCGTTCGGCACGGTCTGGCGGACCGCGACGGTCTGCTGA
- a CDS encoding LysE family translocator codes for MLSTLVAFLGACTLIAASPGPSTVLIIRQSLHSRRAGFLTVLGNETGVFVWGVVAAFGLTALLTASEVAYDVMRVVGAVVLVVFGVQTLWRARRAEGAADDGGMREEGKEGRSGWASYRTGLLINLANPKAAIFAMSFLPQFVPRGVPHLPAMLGLAALWAVYEIGYYSLYVWFVGRMRAVLSRSGVRRRLEQISGGVLLLLGARLALDG; via the coding sequence ATGCTCAGCACCCTCGTCGCCTTCCTCGGCGCCTGCACCCTGATAGCCGCCTCGCCCGGCCCGAGCACCGTGCTGATCATCAGGCAGTCGCTGCACAGCAGGCGTGCCGGATTCCTGACGGTCCTCGGCAACGAGACCGGCGTCTTCGTGTGGGGCGTCGTCGCCGCGTTCGGCCTGACCGCCCTGCTCACCGCCTCCGAAGTGGCGTACGACGTGATGCGCGTCGTCGGCGCCGTCGTACTCGTCGTCTTCGGCGTACAGACGCTGTGGCGGGCGCGCCGCGCCGAGGGCGCTGCGGACGACGGCGGGATGCGGGAGGAGGGGAAGGAGGGGAGGAGCGGCTGGGCCTCCTACCGGACCGGGCTGCTGATCAACCTCGCCAACCCCAAGGCGGCGATCTTCGCGATGTCCTTCCTCCCGCAGTTCGTACCGCGGGGCGTCCCGCACCTGCCCGCCATGCTGGGGCTCGCCGCCCTCTGGGCGGTCTACGAGATCGGCTACTACAGCCTCTACGTGTGGTTCGTCGGACGGATGAGGGCCGTACTGTCCCGGTCCGGAGTGCGGCGCAGGCTGGAGCAGATCTCCGGAGGGGTTCTGCTGCTCCTCGGCGCGAGGCTCGCCCTGGACGGCTGA
- a CDS encoding ABC transporter ATP-binding protein, whose product MLRLDSVGQWYGDHPVLRDITLTVPEGQLLCVVGPSGCGKSTLLRTVAGLLPPREGTVFVDGAPVTGVPDRLAVVFQDYGRSLFPWLSVRENVALPLRRRGLGRSERRDEAERMLERVGLRGAGRRHPWQLSGGMQQRVAIARALVCRPSLLLMDEPFGSLDAQTREDLEDLLLEVHRSDGTTIVFVTHDIDESVYVGDRVVVLSAGPGSRVILDLAVTLPGERDQIATRGLREFVALRAEVGRAVRG is encoded by the coding sequence TTGCTGCGCCTCGACTCGGTCGGCCAGTGGTACGGCGACCACCCCGTCCTGCGGGACATCACGCTCACCGTCCCCGAGGGCCAACTCCTCTGTGTCGTCGGCCCGTCCGGCTGCGGCAAGTCGACCCTGCTGCGGACCGTCGCGGGGCTGCTGCCCCCACGGGAGGGAACCGTCTTCGTCGACGGGGCGCCCGTCACCGGGGTGCCGGACCGGCTGGCCGTCGTCTTCCAGGACTACGGGCGGTCGCTCTTCCCCTGGCTCTCGGTCCGCGAGAACGTCGCGCTTCCCCTGCGGCGGCGGGGACTCGGGCGTTCGGAGCGGCGGGACGAAGCCGAGCGGATGCTGGAACGGGTGGGTCTTCGCGGTGCGGGGCGCCGGCATCCCTGGCAGCTGTCCGGGGGTATGCAGCAGCGGGTCGCCATCGCCCGTGCGTTGGTCTGCCGACCGTCCCTGCTGCTCATGGACGAGCCCTTCGGTTCTCTCGACGCCCAGACGCGTGAGGACCTGGAGGATCTTCTGCTGGAGGTTCACCGGAGCGATGGCACGACGATCGTCTTCGTCACTCATGACATCGACGAGAGTGTGTACGTGGGGGATCGGGTGGTCGTTCTCTCCGCCGGTCCGGGTTCACGAGTGATCCTCGATCTGGCGGTCACGCTTCCCGGTGAGCGGGACCAGATCGCTACGCGGGGGTTGCGGGAGTTCGTCGCCCTCCGGGCGGAAGTAGGCCGAGCGGTCCGCGGCTGA
- a CDS encoding ABC transporter permease has product MRRRQELLLGALGVLLALGLCEAVGRAGLVRRSYLPPASEVLSRAVELAGDRLFLEGVGATVRAWALGLGLACAIAVPLGLLLGSVPLVDDAVRAIVEFLRPLPSVALIPLVSLLLGSGTETKVALITYASVWPILFNTVYGLGETDPLAKDTLRAFGFGRLSVLLRVELPATAPFIAAGLRISAAIALILAVATEILAGFGEGLGIFIAQAGMATDGTRDVLAGVVWAGGLGLLINTVLVWGERRLFPWTPEHRSQG; this is encoded by the coding sequence GTGAGACGTCGACAGGAACTGCTGCTCGGCGCGCTCGGCGTGCTGCTCGCCCTCGGCCTGTGCGAGGCGGTCGGCCGGGCGGGGCTGGTACGGCGCAGCTATCTGCCTCCCGCCTCCGAAGTCCTGTCACGAGCGGTGGAGTTGGCGGGCGACAGGCTCTTCCTGGAGGGAGTCGGAGCCACCGTGCGCGCCTGGGCCCTCGGTCTCGGTCTCGCCTGCGCGATCGCCGTACCGCTGGGGCTGCTCCTCGGCAGTGTGCCCCTCGTCGACGACGCCGTGCGCGCGATCGTCGAGTTCCTGCGCCCGCTGCCGTCCGTCGCGCTGATCCCGCTGGTGTCCCTGCTGCTCGGTTCCGGCACGGAGACGAAGGTCGCGCTCATCACGTACGCCTCGGTCTGGCCGATCCTCTTCAACACCGTCTACGGCCTCGGTGAGACCGACCCGCTGGCCAAGGACACCCTGCGTGCCTTCGGCTTCGGCCGCCTGTCGGTCCTCCTGCGCGTCGAACTCCCCGCCACCGCACCCTTCATCGCCGCCGGCCTGCGCATCTCCGCGGCCATCGCGCTCATCCTCGCCGTCGCCACCGAGATCCTGGCGGGCTTCGGCGAGGGGCTCGGCATCTTCATCGCCCAGGCGGGCATGGCGACGGACGGTACGCGGGACGTGCTCGCGGGGGTGGTCTGGGCGGGTGGCTTGGGGCTGCTCATCAATACCGTGCTGGTGTGGGGGGAGCGTCGGCTGTTCCCTTGGACGCCGGAACACAGGAGTCAGGGATGA